A genomic stretch from Deltaproteobacteria bacterium includes:
- the pstS gene encoding phosphate ABC transporter substrate-binding protein PstS — protein sequence MRILKNVVLTAIVVLVFGCTSNTKVSSTDSAGDESIDIHGAGATFPYPLYSKWMDEYHKIDPRVRINYQSIGSGGGIRQITERTVDFGATDAAMKESELAKLAKPIFHLPMTLGAVVVTYNLPGIKSLKLTPELIAGIFLGEITKWNDKRIITVNQDIALPDQAIAVVSRSDGSGTTAVFTQYLAKISQTWKEKVGEGKSVKFPVGLGAKGNEGVAGQVKTSPGNIGYVELAYAIQTGLPYATIKNKAGSFVQPTLESITAAAAGSGDATQLPEDLRMSIVDAEGKDAYPIAAFTYILVYEEQAAAVKGKALVQFLWWAIHEGQKLAPPLHYAPLPQAVVTKVETKLKSLHDTAGKSLL from the coding sequence ATGCGAATTTTAAAAAATGTTGTCTTAACAGCAATTGTGGTTTTAGTTTTTGGATGTACATCCAATACTAAAGTTAGTTCTACGGACTCTGCTGGTGATGAAAGTATAGATATTCACGGCGCTGGAGCTACTTTTCCTTACCCGCTATATTCAAAATGGATGGATGAGTACCATAAAATAGATCCTCGTGTACGTATAAACTATCAATCTATCGGTTCTGGTGGTGGTATCCGCCAAATAACTGAACGCACTGTTGATTTTGGTGCAACTGATGCGGCAATGAAAGAAAGCGAATTAGCCAAACTTGCTAAACCGATATTTCATTTACCCATGACTTTAGGTGCGGTAGTCGTTACCTATAATTTACCAGGCATCAAATCGCTTAAACTAACACCAGAATTAATTGCTGGTATATTCCTTGGTGAAATTACCAAATGGAATGATAAACGTATAATAACCGTAAACCAAGACATTGCTTTGCCTGATCAAGCGATAGCGGTGGTCTCACGCTCTGATGGTAGCGGCACGACAGCAGTGTTCACACAATACTTAGCTAAAATTAGCCAAACTTGGAAAGAAAAGGTAGGCGAGGGTAAAAGTGTTAAATTTCCTGTTGGTCTTGGGGCTAAAGGCAATGAAGGCGTTGCTGGGCAAGTAAAAACTAGCCCAGGCAATATTGGCTATGTTGAACTTGCTTATGCCATCCAAACTGGACTGCCATACGCTACTATCAAAAATAAAGCTGGTAGTTTTGTTCAGCCAACTCTTGAAAGTATTACTGCAGCTGCTGCTGGATCAGGAGATGCTACTCAATTACCTGAAGATTTACGTATGTCAATTGTTGATGCAGAAGGCAAAGATGCTTATCCGATCGCAGCTTTTACATATATTCTAGTTTATGAAGAGCAAGCTGCTGCTGTTAAAGGAAAAGCCTTAGTGCAATTTCTATGGTGGGCTATTCATGAAGGCCAAAAATTGGCTCCACCTTTGCATTATGCCCCGTTACCACAAGCTGTAGTTACAAAAGTCGAAACAAAACTTAAATCTTTGCATGATACGGCAGGTAAATCGCTGCTTTAA
- the pstC gene encoding phosphate ABC transporter permease subunit PstC — translation MKLLQDITTKVAAFNISRGSQNGEVNRGDRIFRFITASFAALIVLMLGAMALQMLRASAPAIREFGLGFVVSRDWDPVRDLFGALPFIFGTVVSSILALIIAVPISLGIAIYLSELSPSMVRKPLGFIVELLAAIPSVVYGLWGIFVLAPLLRDDIEPGLLPIFGGAARGFDMLAGGLILAIMVLPTITSVSREVMRAVPKTLREGALALGATRFETVYTAVLPTAYSGIIGAVILGLGRALGETMAVTMVIGNRAEISTSILDPAYTMASVIANEYTEATGDLHLAALSEIALLLFAVTVILNIAARLLVWRVKRMPSG, via the coding sequence ATGAAACTATTACAGGATATAACTACAAAGGTCGCTGCTTTTAATATTAGCCGTGGTTCACAAAACGGTGAAGTTAATCGCGGCGACCGTATTTTTCGTTTTATTACCGCGAGCTTTGCCGCTTTAATTGTTTTAATGCTTGGCGCTATGGCTCTGCAAATGCTGCGTGCATCTGCGCCAGCTATACGTGAATTTGGCTTAGGTTTTGTGGTTAGCCGTGATTGGGACCCAGTTCGTGATTTATTTGGTGCCTTACCATTTATTTTTGGTACTGTTGTTTCATCGATATTAGCTTTAATCATTGCCGTGCCTATTTCATTAGGCATCGCAATTTATCTCTCAGAATTATCCCCAAGTATGGTGCGTAAACCATTAGGTTTTATCGTTGAATTGTTAGCCGCAATACCTAGTGTTGTTTACGGCTTGTGGGGTATATTTGTTTTAGCTCCCTTGCTTCGTGATGATATTGAACCTGGTTTATTACCGATTTTTGGTGGAGCGGCTCGCGGTTTTGACATGCTTGCTGGTGGGTTAATACTAGCGATTATGGTTTTACCAACCATTACTTCAGTTAGTCGTGAAGTAATGCGCGCGGTTCCAAAAACTTTACGCGAAGGTGCTTTAGCTCTTGGGGCTACACGTTTTGAAACAGTATATACAGCGGTACTACCTACCGCGTATTCGGGGATTATCGGAGCAGTCATTCTTGGGCTTGGCAGAGCACTTGGAGAAACAATGGCAGTTACCATGGTAATTGGCAATCGTGCTGAAATATCAACATCAATTTTAGATCCAGCATATACTATGGCTAGTGTGATTGCTAATGAATATACTGAAGCGACTGGCGACCTGCATTTGGCGGCATTGTCAGAAATTGCTCTTTTGCTTTTTGCTGTGACTGTAATCTTAAATATTGCCGCACGATTGCTGGTGTGGCGAGTCAAGCGCATGCCTAGTGGTTAG
- the pstA gene encoding phosphate ABC transporter permease PstA, whose protein sequence is MDSYRRRRYIDKIARGACIVALLLALTPLVSLLIYVASKGLGGISLEFFTELPKPVGELGGGFANAIIGTLVLVGIATAISLPLGVLAGVYLSEFGGSTFTKIVRFSADVMSGVPSIAVGVFIYTLIVVAMRQFSAFAGGLALSIIMLPTITRTTEELIRLVPNSLREAGLALGMPKWRVIVRIVLRTGAPGIVTGVMLAIARAAGETAPLLFTALNNRFWSISLAKPIASLPVQIYTYAVSPFEDWHKQAWTAALVLVVMVLVLNIGARIITYTRGGN, encoded by the coding sequence ATGGATTCATATCGACGTCGCCGCTATATAGATAAAATTGCGCGAGGCGCGTGCATTGTAGCTTTATTACTTGCTTTGACACCTTTAGTAAGTCTACTAATTTATGTTGCTAGTAAAGGACTTGGTGGGATTTCTTTAGAGTTTTTTACTGAATTACCTAAACCTGTAGGTGAGCTTGGTGGTGGTTTTGCTAATGCGATAATTGGTACATTAGTATTAGTAGGGATTGCAACAGCAATTAGTTTACCACTTGGCGTATTGGCGGGTGTTTATTTATCAGAATTTGGCGGCAGTACTTTTACCAAGATTGTACGTTTTAGTGCGGATGTTATGTCAGGTGTACCTTCTATTGCGGTAGGTGTTTTTATTTATACACTAATCGTTGTAGCGATGCGACAGTTCTCTGCTTTTGCTGGTGGTTTAGCTCTTAGCATCATTATGTTGCCAACAATTACGCGTACAACTGAAGAACTTATCAGATTAGTGCCAAATTCTTTGCGTGAAGCTGGTTTAGCTCTTGGAATGCCCAAATGGCGGGTTATTGTTCGCATTGTTTTACGTACTGGGGCTCCAGGAATTGTAACTGGTGTAATGCTAGCTATTGCTCGGGCTGCTGGTGAGACGGCACCACTATTATTTACTGCTTTAAATAATCGTTTTTGGTCGATTAGTTTAGCTAAACCAATCGCGTCATTGCCTGTGCAAATTTATACTTACGCCGTTTCACCTTTTGAAGATTGGCATAAGCAGGCATGGACCGCAGCACTTGTATTGGTGGTAATGGTGTTAGTGCTAAATATTGGCGCGCGGATCATTACCTATACGCGTGGAGGTAATTAA